In the Microcebus murinus isolate Inina chromosome 14, M.murinus_Inina_mat1.0, whole genome shotgun sequence genome, one interval contains:
- the SFXN3 gene encoding sideroflexin-3: MGELPLDINIQEPRWDQSTFLGRARHFFTVTDPRNLLLSGAQLEASRNIVQNYRAGVVTPGLTEDQLWRAKYVYDSAFHPDTGEKVVLIGRMSAQVPMNMTITGCMLTFYRQTPTVVFWQWVNQSFNAIVNYSNRSGDAPITVRQLGTAYVSATTGAVATALGLKSLTKHLPPLVGRFVPFAAVAAANCINIPLMRQRELQVGIPVTDEAGQRLGHSVTAAKQGIFQVVVSRVCMAIPAMAIPPLIMDALEKKDFLKRRPWLGAPLQVGLVGFCLVFATPLCCALFPQRSSIHVSRLEPELRAQIHEQNPSIEVVYYNKGL, encoded by the exons ATGGGTGAATTGCCCTTGGATATCAACATCCAGGAACCTCGCTGGGACCAAAGCACATTCCTGGGCAGGGCCCGGCACTTCTTCACTGTTACTGATCCCCGAAATCTGCTGCTATCTGGGGCACAGCTGGAAGCATCTCGGAATATCGTGCAGAACTACAG GGCCGGTGTGGTGACCCCAGGGCTCACCGAGGACCAGCTGTGGAGGGCTAAGTATGTGTACGACTCTGCCTTCCATCCGGACACGGGAGAGAAGGTGGTCCTGATTGGCCGCATGTCAGCCCAGGTGCCCATGAACATGACCATCACTGGCTGCATGCTCACCTTCTACAGGCAG ACCCCGACTGTAGTGTTCTGGCAGTGGGTGAACCAGTCCTTCAATGCCATCGTTAACTACTCCAACCGCAGTGGCGACGCTCCCATCACGGTGAG GCAGCTGGGAACAGCCTATGTGAGTGCCACCACAGGGGCTGTGGCCACAGCCCTGGGACTCAAATCCCTTACCAAG CACCTGCCCCCCCTGGTTGGCAGATTTGTGCCCTTTGCAGCGGTGGCAGCTGCCAACTGCATCAACATTCCCTTGATGAGGCAGAG GGAGCTGCAGGTGGGCATCCCAGTGACTGATGAGGCAGGTCAGAGGCTTGGCCACTCGGTGACTGCAGCCAAGCAGGGAATCTTCCAGGTGGTGGTATCGAGAGTCTGCATGGCGATTCCTGCCATGG cCATCCCCCCACTAATCATGGACGCCCTGGAGAAGAAAGACTTCCTGAAG cgccgcccctggctgggggcgcCCCTGCAGGTGGGACTGGTGGGCTTCTG CCTGGTGTTCGCCACCCCTCTGTGCTGTGCCCTGTTCCCCCAGAGAAG CTCCATACACGTGAGCAGGCTGGAGCCGGAGCTGAGAGCTCAGATCCATGAGCAAAACCCCAGCATCGAAGTGGTTTACTACAACAAAGGGCTTTGA